The following are encoded in a window of Nevskiales bacterium genomic DNA:
- a CDS encoding c-type cytochrome, producing MSKQHDKAFFVSFMGVLGLLVLFTVAIIFAARALEGDKALTPQQIAKIEERIKPAGQVNTDANASLPSAPAGDTGGAAKAPLTGEQVTAQVCGACHGGALPNAPKIGDKSAWSSRGSLAQLTASAIKGKGAMPPRGGMPSLSDAEIEAAIKHMSGL from the coding sequence GTGTCCAAGCAGCACGACAAGGCGTTCTTTGTTTCCTTCATGGGGGTGCTCGGGCTGCTGGTCCTGTTCACCGTGGCCATTATCTTTGCGGCCCGCGCCCTCGAGGGCGACAAGGCACTGACGCCACAGCAGATCGCCAAGATCGAGGAGCGCATCAAGCCGGCCGGCCAGGTCAACACGGACGCCAACGCGTCCCTGCCGTCCGCGCCTGCCGGCGACACCGGCGGCGCGGCGAAGGCCCCCCTGACCGGCGAGCAGGTCACGGCCCAGGTCTGCGGCGCCTGCCACGGGGGTGCGCTGCCCAATGCGCCGAAAATCGGCGACAAGTCCGCGTGGTCATCCCGCGGTAGTCTCGCGCAACTGACCGCCAGCGCCATCAAGGGCAAGGGCGCGATGCCGCCGCGCGGGGGTATGCCCAGCCTGAGCGACGCCGAGATCGAGGCCGCGATCAAGCACATGTCCGGCCTTTAG